The following proteins are co-located in the Vigna angularis cultivar LongXiaoDou No.4 chromosome 2, ASM1680809v1, whole genome shotgun sequence genome:
- the LOC108328114 gene encoding laccase-4: MDSWVRILIFIACIVPPLIDCKVRHYKFNVVLKNTTRLCSSKPIVTVNGKFPGPTLYAREDDTVLVKVRNLVNHNVTIHWHGVRQIRTGWADGPAYITQCPILPGQSYVYNFTLTGQRGTLLWHAHVNWLRSTLHGAIVILPKLGVPYPFPKPDKELVVILGEWWKSDTEDVINEALKSGLAPNVSDAHTINGLPGTVSVANCSTQDVYKLPVESGKTYLLRIINAALNEELFFKIAGHLLTVVEVDASYVKPFKSDTLLVAPGQTTNALLTTDQNSGKYTIVASTFMDSPVVAVDNLTATATLHYTGTLATTPTVLITPPPRNATQVANNFTKALKSLNSKKYPANVPLTVDHSLLFTVGLGINPCPSCKAGNGSRVVAAVNNVTFVMPTTALLQAHYFNTQGVFTTDFPGNPPQVYNYTATPAAASSQTTNGTKVYRLPFNSTVQVVLQDTGVIAPESHPIHLHGFNFFVVGSGVGNYDPKTDASNFNLVDPVERNTIGVPTGGWVAFRFRADNPGVWFLHCHFEVHTTWGLKMAFLVDNGKGPNESLIPPPNDLPKC; encoded by the exons ATGGACTCTTGGGTTAGAATTTTGATTTTCATTGCTTGCATTGTTCCTCCTTTGATTGACTGCAAAGTGAGGCACTACAAATTCAAT GTGGTGCTGAAGAATACCACTAGACTATGTTCAAGCAAACCCATTGTCACCGTTAATGGGAAGTTCCCAGGACCCACTCTTTATGCCAGGGAAGATGATACAGTGCTGGTCAAAGTAAGAAACCTTGTCAACCACAATGTCACTATCCATTG GCATGGTGTGAGACAAATAAGAACTGGTTGGGCTGATGGGCCTGCATATATCACACAATGCCCAATTCTTCCAGGACAATCATATGTGTACAACTTCACCCTTACAGGACAAAGAGGAACACTTCTTTGGCACGCTCATGTTAATTGGCTAAGGTCAACTCTCCATGGTGCCATAGTTATCTTGCCAAAGCTTGGTGTGCCATACCCTTTCCCCAAACCAGATAAAGAGTTGGTGGTAATATTAG GAGAATGGTGGAAATCTGATACCGAAGATGTTATCAATGAAGCTCTCAAGTCAGGATTAGCACCAAATGTCTCAGATGCTCACACCATTAATGGACTTCCAGGGACTGTGTCTGTGGCCAATTGTTCCACACAGG ATGTGTACAAGCTTCCTGTGGAAAGTGGCAAGACCTACCTATTGAGAATCATCAACGCTGCACTCAATGAGGAgctttttttcaaaattgctGGCCATTTACTCACTGTGGTTGAAGTTGATGCCTCATATGTAAAACCTTTTAAGAGTGACACTCTTTTAGTGGCCCCTGGCCAAACCACCAATGCCCTTTTAACCACTGACCAAAATTCTGGTAAATACACAATTGTAGCCTCTACTTTCATGGATTCTCCAGTGGTAGCTGTGGATAATTTGACTGCTACAGCCACTTTGCACTATACTGGAACTCTCGCCACCACTCCTACAGTTCTCATCACACCTCCTCCAAGAAATGCCACACAAGTTGCTAACAATTTCACCAAGGCTCTAAAAAGCCTTAATTCCAAGAAATACCCTGCAAATGTTCCATTAACAGTTGATCACTCACTTCTCTTCACTGTTGGATTGGGGATTAACCCTTGTCCATCTTGCAAAGCTGGAAATGGGAGTAGAGTGGTGGCTGCTGTCAATAATGTGACATTTGTGATGCCAACCACTGCATTGCTTCAAGCGCATTACTTCAACACTCAGGGGGTGTTCACCACTGATTTCCCTGGAAACCCTCCTCAAGTTTACAACTACACAGCGACTCCGGCGGCTGCGAGTTCCCAGACCACAAATGGCACAAAGGTTTACAGGCTACCATTCAACTCGACAGTTCAGGTTGTTTTGCAGGATACTGGAGTCATTGCTCCCGAGAGCCACCCAATTCATCTTCATGGGTTCAATTTCTTTGTTGTTGGCTCAGGTGTAGGAAACTATGATCCCAAAACAGATGCAAGTAACTTTAACCTTGTAGATCCTGTTGAGAGGAACACAATCGGAGTGCCAACTGGAGGATGGGTTGCTTTCAGATTCAGAGCAGATAATCCAG GAGTGTGGTTCTTGCACTGCCATTTCGAGGTGCATACAACATGGGGGTTAAAGATGGCATTCTTGGTGGACAATGGAAAAGGTCCTAATGAATCATTGATACCCCCACCAAATGATCTTCCAAAATGTTGA
- the LOC108328748 gene encoding uncharacterized protein LOC108328748 — protein MFLKPSFLLSLQLHLTLPVVSLTPLFPLCACVCKFLSFTLCESAEVDERAVLKHFDWSEGKADALREAAFEYLDLMKLENRVSTFIDDPHLPCEAALKKMYSLLENYVRGWFSDLRDRNTSAVIESFKGLAAALLSLQMNCLRHDVISCPY, from the exons ATGTTTCTCAAACCCTCATTTCTTCTGTCTCTTCAACTTCATTTGACCTTGCCTGTGGTGTCCCTTACACCACTCTTCCCTTTGTGTGCTTGTGTTTGTAAATTCCTAAGTTTCACTTTATGTGAAAGCGCAGAA GTTGATGAACGAGCCGTCCTCAAGCACTTTGACTGGTCTGAAGGGAAAGCAGATGCACTAAGGGAGGCAGCTTTTGAATATCTGGATTTGATGAAGTTGGAGAACCGAGTATCCACATTCATTGATGATCCCCATCTACCATGTGAAGCTGCTCTGAAGAAAATGTATTCATTGCTTGAAAA CTATGTGCGTGGCTGGTTTAGTGATTTACGTGACCGTAACACTTCAGCTGTCATTGAATCCTTTAAAGGACTTGCTGCAGCCCTCCTCTCATTGCAAATGAATTGTCTCAGGCATGATGTAATTTCTTGTCCAT ATTAA